The sequence ATCAAGGTAACCAACTATCTTAATCCCCCAGTCAGCTTGATGTTCAAGTACTTGGATTAAATCTTTTGCTCTTTCACCAGTGCCTATAATCAAAACCTTTAACGAATTTGCCCCGCTTGCAAGGGATATCAAAAAATATCTTCTGACAAATATACGGAGGACAACAAGGGAAAGAAACTCGACACCGGCAAAGGTTAAAATTACAATCCGGCTGATATATTGAACATTAAAGAAGAAGAGGAGTGTCAGAAGAATACCTATTGCAAGCGATACTCCCCGGAATACTGACCATGCATACTTAGTATTGCTTGTATACTTGGGAAGGTCATAGGCACCGAAATATGACAAAAACGAAACAACTAATACCAGTAAAAGCGGTAAGAGAAAGAGATGGGTGGACAGATTGATATCTGCATTCGGGTGCAGAAAATTCCTGATCTGAAACGAGAGTAAAAAAACCACAACGGATATAAGAACATCCATAAAAAAGACTGTTCTATCAAGTTCCATTGAACGATCATCATACATTGCCTATACGCTCCCTGCCTTACAGATCATTTCAAGCACTATCCCTTAATATCTCAACAATATAGTCTTAAAAGTCTTTTTCCTGAAGTGGAAGACGCTCTTCAATTCTTGTCAAACAGCGTAGGATTGAATCTATTTTTTTCACTACGTTTTGTGTTCGTACCTGTTGCGTAGGAACCAAACAAAATTGCCTGTTGAATATCAGGATCATTTTCCAGAAATTTTTTGATCCGTTCAAGCGATCTGCTGCTATTTTCTACCGAGTCCATAATAGGTAAATCCGGCGTCTGTTATTTGTTTAGGGGAGTAGACATTGCGTAAATCAACAAAGATTGAACCTTTCATTTTTGCCTTTAAATCAGCAAGATCAAGAGCACGATACTGATTCCATTCAGTGAACAGGACAACCACGTCCGCACCGTCACAGGCCTCGTAAGCGTTTTCAACGTAGATAAAATTGGGATACAGTTTCTTCGCTTCTTTCATAGCCTGTGGGTCATGGGCACGTATTATGGCACCCTTTTCGGCAAGTGGTGGCAGTATGGAGAGTGGCGGTGATTCACGTAAATCATCGGTTTCAGGCTTAAAGGCGAGTCCCAGTGCGGCAATGGTTTTTCCCGCTTCATTGCCACCCAGTGCGTCTCGGATTTTTTTGACCATTCTGGCCTTTTGGGCAGAGTTAATTTCAACGGCGGCTTCAACAGAACGTGCAGTCACTCCGTGTTCCTGAGCAATTCTCAGCAATGCCAGGGTATCCTTTGGAAAACAGGATCCACCATATCCTGGCCCCGGATGAAGAAATTTACTGCCTATTCTTCCATCAAGTCCTACACCTTTTGCCAGATCTACGACATCGGCATCGACTTCTTCACAAAGAGTGGCCATTTCATTAATAAAAGAAATTTTCATGGCCAGAAATGCATTGGCTGCGTATTTGATAAGTTCCGCGGATTCAAGTCCTGTAAAAACAAATGGTGTGGAAAGGAGAAAAAGTGGATTATACACTTCTCTCATTATTTCACGGGCTTTTGCAGAATCTGTTCCAACAACTACCCTGTCAGGTCTCATAAAATCATTGATTGCCGCACCTTCACGCAAAAATTCCGGATTCGAAGCCACATCAAAATCAGCCTCCGGATTTTCCTCGCGAATGATGCGCTGCACCTGCCTCGCTGTCCCAACCGGCACGGTACTCTTATCAACAACCACCGTATAGTCTGTCAGATGCTTTGCAATATCCTTTGCAGCCGCATAAATATAAGTCAAATCAGCATAGCCATCCCCTCTTCTTGAGGATGGGGTACCAACAGCTACAAAGACAGCCTGTGCTGAAGGCACACAGTCGGCCATATCTGAAGAAAAGCGTAATCTCTTATCCTTAACATTTTTAGCGACAAGAACATCCAGACCCGGTTCATAGATTGGGATCTCACCATTTTTGAGCCGTTCAATTTTACCAAGATCCAAATCCATGCAGGTTACACGGTGACCAAATTCAGCAAGACATGCACCCGTTACCAGGCCAACATAGCCTGTTCCAATCATTGTAATATTCATATAAAATCGGCTTCCTGTTTAAAAAATCGGTTTTGAGTTTGAAGTTTTCGATTTGCGAAAAAAAAATAATCTCATTGCTTCCCGCAGCATATCATACTGATAATATGAAAACAAAGCGATTATACACCCTTTGCTTACTGAATAACAGTATATCCTTGTGCTGACAATTTGCCAGTCAATTCACTTTGTGCTGCTTTTTCTCCGTGGACAAGCCTGATTGCACCGGGTTTAGCAGGCATAGCGGCCACCCAGTCGAGAAGTCCCTGTTGATCGGCATGGGCAGAATAGCCAGTAAGTTTGTGAACCTTAGCCTTGACGGTTACTTTCTGTTGTTTCAGACGAACGTAGCCATGGTTATCTGCATACTGGAGGATGTCACGACCTGGGGTCCCTCTACCCTGGTATCCGATAAAAAGAATATCATTTTCTTTTTCAGCAAGCCCTGTGAGAAGATGGTCAACTATACGGCCTCCTGTGCACATTCCGCTTCCAGCAATAATAACAGCTGGACCGGGGTAATCCATAATCTGCTGATGTTCCCTAAAGTGTTTTACACTGAACAGGTTTTTGAAATCAAAGGGATGGTCATGGTCTGTCAGTAAAGACTTTGCCTCTTCGTCCCAAAACTCTGAGAGTTCATTGTAGGTTTCAGTGATCTCTAGCGCCAGTGGAGAATCCACAAAAAACGGAACCGGTGCTTTTCCCTGCCCCTTTTTATGGAGCTCTGGAAAATGCTTATTCCATTTTTTGTCGCTGAAAAGTCTATCCAGATCATAGAGTAGTTCCTGGGTACGTCCCAAAGCAAAGGCAGGAATAAAGACCTTCCCCTTATCGGCAAGGCTTTTTACCAGGATAGTCCCCAGATGCTCCAGGCGCTGACTACGATTTTCATGGAGTCGATCTCCATAGGTGGATTCCAAGATAAGCAGATCGCAGCCAGGTGGGGGATCCGGGTCTGGCAAAAGTGGCGTATTATAATTTCCAAGATCACCTGAAAAAACCACCGACCAGATACTGTCCTGTGGCATGGAAATCTGTATGTATATAAAACTTGAACCAAGAATATGTCCGGCCTGGCCCAGGGTGAATTGAATTCCTTTTTTCAGGTTGAAACTTTGACCATATTCAAAACCCCACGACAAATCCTCAATGCTTGTTAACAATCTTGTTTTCTGGGCCGTGCTGTATTCTGTAAACGAGAGTGCATCTCTAAGCAGAGGCAATAGCAGAGCTTTTGTTGCATGAGTACAGATAATCTCTCCCCGGAAGCCGGCTGTTATCAACTCTGGTAAACGACCAATATGATCAATATGGGCGTGAGTAAGAAAAAGATAATCTATATCGCTGGGATGGATTGGCCATTCCGTTAACGATTTAACATTGTCGTAGCCCTGAGCTGTACCGCAATCCACAAGAATTTTCACATCATCGGCTACAAGTAAATGACATGAACCTGTTACACTATCTTTTCCGCCCAGATGAATGAGGACCGGTTTTAGGTTTGCGGTTTGTGGTGTGCGGGAAGACATGAGGGGGCCGGTTTGCGGGAGAGTGATAGTATCGGAACTCTTTACAAGGTACCTGAAATCAGGAAAAACCATTAGGATTTTGTGACTGCCAGCGCCATGTATCTTCACACATTTCATCCAGGCCCCTGATGGCCATCCAGCCCAATTCCTTTGCAGCAAGCCCCGGATCAGCAAAACATCTGGCGATATCTCCTGCCCTGCGCTTTACTATTTTATAGGCAATATCTACTCCCGATGCACGTTCAAAGGCCTTAACCATATCAAGAACGGAATAACCATGGCCCGTTCCAAGATTATAGATCACCACACCAGGTTGAGTTTTTAATTTTTCAAGGGCACTTAAATGGCCAAGGGCCAGATCAACCACATGGATATAATCTCTCACACCTGTACCATCCGGTGTTGGGTAATCATCTCCAAAAACTGATAGTTCCTGCAGTTTTCCAACTGCTACCTGAGCGATATAGGGCATCAGGTTATTTGGTATCCCATTTGGATCCTCTCCTATCATGCCGCTCTCGTGGGCGCCAATAGGATTAAAATATCGGAGCAGTGCCACATTCCACCCTTGATCCGCCCTATGCAAATCCCTGAGAATATTTTCGGCTATGAGCTTGGTGCACCCGTAGGGATTAGTGCAGGAGAGTGGGAAGTCCTCTGTAATAGGAACAGTAGCAGGATCACCATAGACAGTAGCGGAAGAACTGAAAACAATATTTTTAACATTGTGCTCAGCCATGACACGAGTAAGATTGAGCGTACCAACAATATTATTTTCATAATAGCGTTGCGGTTGCTCTACTGATTCGCCAACAGCCTTGAGCCCTGCAAAATGGATTACCGATTCAATATCAGGACAGGAGGCAAATACATTTTTTACAGCGTTTAGATCCAACAGATCTGCTTCAAAGAACTGTACTTTTTTCCCGGTTAACTCTTCAACTCTTCTCAGTCCTATTAAATTGGAGTTAGACAAATTATCAAGGACAACA comes from Desulfocapsa sulfexigens DSM 10523 and encodes:
- a CDS encoding nucleotidyltransferase domain-containing protein, whose product is MDSVENSSRSLERIKKFLENDPDIQQAILFGSYATGTNTKRSEKNRFNPTLFDKN
- a CDS encoding UDP-glucose dehydrogenase family protein, with translation MNITMIGTGYVGLVTGACLAEFGHRVTCMDLDLGKIERLKNGEIPIYEPGLDVLVAKNVKDKRLRFSSDMADCVPSAQAVFVAVGTPSSRRGDGYADLTYIYAAAKDIAKHLTDYTVVVDKSTVPVGTARQVQRIIREENPEADFDVASNPEFLREGAAINDFMRPDRVVVGTDSAKAREIMREVYNPLFLLSTPFVFTGLESAELIKYAANAFLAMKISFINEMATLCEEVDADVVDLAKGVGLDGRIGSKFLHPGPGYGGSCFPKDTLALLRIAQEHGVTARSVEAAVEINSAQKARMVKKIRDALGGNEAGKTIAALGLAFKPETDDLRESPPLSILPPLAEKGAIIRAHDPQAMKEAKKLYPNFIYVENAYEACDGADVVVLFTEWNQYRALDLADLKAKMKGSIFVDLRNVYSPKQITDAGFTYYGLGRK
- a CDS encoding MBL fold/beta-CASP domain-containing RNA metallo-hydrolase, encoding MKCVKIHGAGSHKILMVFPDFRYLVKSSDTITLPQTGPLMSSRTPQTANLKPVLIHLGGKDSVTGSCHLLVADDVKILVDCGTAQGYDNVKSLTEWPIHPSDIDYLFLTHAHIDHIGRLPELITAGFRGEIICTHATKALLLPLLRDALSFTEYSTAQKTRLLTSIEDLSWGFEYGQSFNLKKGIQFTLGQAGHILGSSFIYIQISMPQDSIWSVVFSGDLGNYNTPLLPDPDPPPGCDLLILESTYGDRLHENRSQRLEHLGTILVKSLADKGKVFIPAFALGRTQELLYDLDRLFSDKKWNKHFPELHKKGQGKAPVPFFVDSPLALEITETYNELSEFWDEEAKSLLTDHDHPFDFKNLFSVKHFREHQQIMDYPGPAVIIAGSGMCTGGRIVDHLLTGLAEKENDILFIGYQGRGTPGRDILQYADNHGYVRLKQQKVTVKAKVHKLTGYSAHADQQGLLDWVAAMPAKPGAIRLVHGEKAAQSELTGKLSAQGYTVIQ
- the galE gene encoding UDP-glucose 4-epimerase GalE yields the protein MNVLVTGGSGYIGSHTCLELLKSGNQVVVLDNLSNSNLIGLRRVEELTGKKVQFFEADLLDLNAVKNVFASCPDIESVIHFAGLKAVGESVEQPQRYYENNIVGTLNLTRVMAEHNVKNIVFSSSATVYGDPATVPITEDFPLSCTNPYGCTKLIAENILRDLHRADQGWNVALLRYFNPIGAHESGMIGEDPNGIPNNLMPYIAQVAVGKLQELSVFGDDYPTPDGTGVRDYIHVVDLALGHLSALEKLKTQPGVVIYNLGTGHGYSVLDMVKAFERASGVDIAYKIVKRRAGDIARCFADPGLAAKELGWMAIRGLDEMCEDTWRWQSQNPNGFS